The proteins below come from a single Fodinicola acaciae genomic window:
- a CDS encoding PQQ-dependent sugar dehydrogenase encodes MSVASAMRRTVLGAVLLLGLAGCAFGPPSDTSGEPPNLPTPTTQPTPSDSPTADDGGPGVQVLAKNLAVPWGMAFLPDRNALVTERDSHRILKVAPNGAVTPVQTVNGVTNRGEGGLLGIAVSPKYASDKTVFVYYTTATDNRIAKLVLGGQPQPIVTGIPAANFHDGGRLAIGPDGFLYAGTGDAGVTSNAQNKASLGGKILRMTLDGKPAPGNPFPNSLVYSYGHRNVEGLAWDDKKRLYATEFGQDRFDELNLIQPGKNYGWPAVEGVGSDPRYVNPLVTWPTTEASPAGLAVAGNSAVLGGLAGKRLWIVTLDANTGGVTGKPSDALKDQFGRLRTVMVAPDGSLWVTTSNKDGRGTPAADDDKILRVVPPGGGGVSQL; translated from the coding sequence ATGAGTGTGGCGAGCGCGATGCGGCGGACCGTTCTTGGAGCGGTGCTGCTGCTCGGCCTCGCCGGCTGTGCGTTCGGACCGCCGAGCGACACCTCGGGCGAGCCACCCAACCTGCCGACCCCGACGACCCAGCCGACGCCGAGCGACTCGCCGACCGCCGACGACGGCGGTCCCGGCGTACAGGTGCTGGCCAAAAACCTCGCGGTGCCGTGGGGGATGGCGTTCCTGCCAGACCGAAACGCGCTGGTCACCGAGCGGGACAGCCACCGCATCCTGAAGGTGGCCCCAAACGGCGCGGTCACACCGGTGCAGACGGTCAACGGCGTCACCAACCGCGGCGAAGGCGGACTGCTGGGGATCGCCGTGTCGCCGAAGTACGCGAGCGACAAGACGGTCTTCGTCTACTACACGACCGCGACCGACAACCGGATCGCCAAGCTGGTGCTCGGCGGCCAGCCGCAGCCGATCGTCACCGGCATCCCGGCGGCCAACTTCCACGACGGCGGCCGGCTGGCGATCGGACCCGACGGCTTTCTCTACGCCGGCACCGGCGACGCCGGCGTCACATCCAACGCGCAGAACAAGGCGAGCCTCGGCGGCAAGATCCTGCGGATGACACTGGACGGCAAGCCGGCGCCGGGCAACCCGTTTCCCAACTCGCTGGTCTATTCCTACGGTCACCGCAACGTCGAAGGCCTGGCCTGGGACGACAAGAAGCGGCTCTATGCCACCGAGTTCGGGCAGGACCGGTTCGATGAGCTCAACCTGATCCAGCCGGGGAAGAATTACGGCTGGCCAGCGGTCGAGGGGGTCGGCAGCGATCCGCGCTACGTGAACCCGCTGGTCACCTGGCCGACCACCGAGGCCTCGCCGGCCGGTCTGGCGGTCGCCGGCAACAGCGCGGTGCTCGGCGGCCTGGCCGGCAAGCGGCTGTGGATCGTCACGCTCGACGCCAACACCGGCGGCGTCACCGGCAAGCCTTCTGATGCTCTGAAAGACCAGTTTGGCCGGCTGCGTACGGTCATGGTCGCGCCGGACGGGTCGCTGTGGGTCACCACGTCCAACAAGGACGGCCGCGGCACTCCGGCCGCCGACGACGACAAGATCCTGCGCGTCGTGCCGCCAGGGGGCGGCGGCGTCAGCCAGCTCTGA
- the ilvD gene encoding dihydroxy-acid dehydratase, whose amino-acid sequence MSTESKYAPKPRSAEVTDGLERSAARGMLRAVGMGDEDFQKPQIGIASSWNEITPCNLSLQRLAQSAKEGVHAAGGYPLEFGTISVSDGISMGHVGMHFSLVSREIIADSVETVMQAERLDGSVLLAGCDKSLPGMLMAAARLDLAAVFLYAGSTLPGRVGDKDVTIIDAFEAVGACARGLITREEVDAIERVMCPVEGACAGMYTANTMASAAEALGMALPGSAAPPAVDRRRDGYARASGEAVVQMLRQRLTARQILTKEAFDNAITVVMALGGSTNAVLHLLAIAREAGVDLTIDDFNRIGDKTPHLADVKPFGRYVMSDVDRIGGVPVVMRALLDAGLLHGDAMTVTGRTLAENLADIDPPDPDGTIIRAMSEPLHPTGGLTILRGSLAPDGAVVKSAGLPYDVFEGTARVFEREQGAMDAVTQGTLNKGDVIVIRYEGPKGGPGMREMLAVTGAIKGAGLGKDVLLLTDGRFSGGTTGPCVGHVAPEATVGGPIALVEEGDRIRLDLSARTLDLLVDDAELERRRANWKPEPPQFSTGVLGKYAKLVGSAAQGAVCE is encoded by the coding sequence ATGAGCACCGAATCGAAGTACGCTCCGAAACCGCGCAGCGCCGAGGTCACCGACGGTCTCGAGCGGTCGGCCGCTCGCGGCATGCTGCGCGCGGTCGGGATGGGGGACGAGGACTTCCAAAAGCCGCAGATCGGCATCGCCAGCAGCTGGAACGAGATCACCCCGTGCAATCTGAGCCTGCAGCGGCTGGCGCAGTCGGCCAAGGAGGGCGTACACGCCGCCGGCGGCTATCCGCTGGAGTTTGGCACCATCTCGGTCTCCGACGGCATCTCGATGGGCCACGTCGGCATGCACTTCTCGCTGGTCTCGCGGGAGATCATCGCGGACAGCGTGGAGACCGTCATGCAGGCCGAGCGGCTGGACGGGTCGGTCCTGCTGGCCGGCTGTGACAAGTCGCTGCCCGGCATGTTGATGGCCGCCGCGCGGCTCGACCTGGCCGCGGTCTTCCTCTACGCCGGCAGCACGCTGCCAGGCCGGGTCGGCGACAAGGACGTGACGATCATCGACGCCTTCGAGGCGGTCGGCGCGTGCGCGCGTGGACTGATCACGCGCGAGGAGGTCGACGCGATCGAGCGCGTGATGTGCCCGGTCGAAGGTGCCTGCGCCGGCATGTACACGGCCAACACGATGGCCAGCGCGGCCGAGGCCCTCGGCATGGCGCTGCCCGGCTCGGCCGCTCCGCCGGCCGTCGACCGGCGCCGGGACGGGTACGCGCGCGCGTCCGGCGAGGCGGTCGTACAGATGCTGCGCCAGCGGCTGACCGCGCGGCAGATCCTCACAAAGGAGGCCTTCGACAACGCGATCACCGTGGTGATGGCGCTCGGCGGCTCGACCAACGCGGTGCTGCACCTGCTCGCGATCGCGCGCGAGGCGGGTGTCGACCTGACCATCGACGACTTCAACCGGATCGGCGACAAGACGCCGCATCTGGCCGACGTGAAGCCATTTGGCCGTTACGTGATGAGCGACGTGGACCGGATCGGCGGCGTTCCGGTCGTCATGCGGGCGCTGCTCGACGCGGGGCTGCTGCACGGCGACGCGATGACGGTGACGGGGCGTACGCTCGCGGAGAACCTGGCCGACATCGACCCGCCCGACCCGGATGGCACGATCATCCGCGCGATGTCCGAGCCGCTGCACCCGACCGGCGGCCTGACGATCCTGCGCGGCTCGCTGGCGCCGGACGGCGCGGTCGTGAAGAGCGCCGGCTTGCCGTACGACGTCTTCGAAGGCACCGCACGCGTCTTCGAGCGTGAGCAGGGCGCGATGGACGCGGTCACGCAGGGGACGCTCAACAAGGGTGACGTCATCGTCATCCGCTACGAAGGCCCCAAGGGTGGTCCCGGCATGCGCGAGATGCTGGCGGTGACCGGTGCGATCAAGGGTGCCGGGCTCGGCAAGGACGTGCTGCTGCTGACCGACGGCCGGTTCTCCGGCGGCACGACCGGTCCGTGCGTCGGCCACGTGGCGCCGGAGGCGACCGTCGGCGGTCCGATCGCGTTGGTCGAGGAGGGCGACCGGATCCGGCTGGACCTGTCCGCCCGTACGCTCGACCTGCTGGTCGACGACGCCGAGCTGGAGCGCCGGCGTGCGAACTGGAAGCCGGAGCCGCCGCAGTTCAGCACCGGTGTGCTGGGGAAGTACGCGAAGCTGGTCGGGTCGGCCGCGCAAGGCGCCGTCTGCGAGTAG
- a CDS encoding PH domain-containing protein: MARNPDVVKFRQPVAVPIACLILLVGSAAVAGQTWWTAPLMLIPLALFVYALRTGVDVSPDWIRVRSAVTNRSLPWSQVAGFDAEGRRVAAKLTDGNVVRLPAVQPGDLARLLRAGRQDVAENDDGNATTS; the protein is encoded by the coding sequence GTGGCACGCAACCCCGATGTCGTCAAGTTTCGCCAGCCGGTCGCCGTACCGATCGCCTGCCTCATCCTGCTGGTCGGCAGCGCGGCGGTCGCCGGGCAGACCTGGTGGACCGCGCCGCTGATGCTCATCCCGCTGGCGCTGTTCGTGTACGCGCTGCGCACCGGCGTCGACGTGTCCCCCGACTGGATCCGCGTACGGTCCGCGGTCACCAACCGGTCGCTGCCGTGGTCGCAGGTCGCCGGTTTCGACGCCGAGGGCCGGCGGGTCGCCGCCAAGCTCACCGACGGCAACGTCGTCCGGCTGCCGGCCGTGCAACCCGGCGACCTCGCCCGCCTGCTGCGTGCCGGCAGGCAGGACGTCGCCGAGAACGACGACGGGAACGCGACCACGAGCTGA
- a CDS encoding polysaccharide deacetylase family protein: MTTHEQPWKWDEATWRGHVRQVRAGRALRPDVWPGGARVAVALSFDSDHETLALRDGQVLPGKLSQGEYGARVGVPRVLRLLERYDAPASFFVPAVSALLHEGEAKSYVDAGHEVALHGWIHERNTALTAAEERELAFRAADTLERLTGVRPVGIRTPSWDFSAETLAVTRQLGLKYDSSLMADDDCYELLENGEPTGVVELPVEWIRDDAPYFTMDRFSSSRPYTPPRAALTIWRDEFDAAYADGGIFQLTMHPHVIGHRSRIAVLADLLDHISGHDGVWFATHAQVVDYVSAQA, translated from the coding sequence ATGACGACGCACGAACAGCCGTGGAAATGGGACGAAGCGACCTGGCGTGGACATGTCCGCCAGGTACGCGCCGGCCGGGCTTTGCGGCCGGATGTCTGGCCTGGTGGCGCGAGAGTGGCCGTGGCGCTGTCGTTCGACTCCGATCACGAGACGCTCGCGCTGCGCGATGGGCAGGTGTTGCCCGGAAAACTCTCGCAGGGTGAGTACGGCGCCAGGGTCGGCGTGCCGCGGGTGCTGCGGTTGCTGGAGCGTTATGACGCGCCGGCGTCCTTCTTCGTGCCGGCGGTCTCGGCGCTGTTGCACGAAGGCGAGGCGAAGTCCTATGTGGACGCTGGACACGAGGTGGCGTTGCACGGCTGGATCCACGAGCGCAACACGGCGTTGACCGCGGCCGAGGAACGCGAGCTGGCCTTCCGCGCCGCCGACACGCTCGAGCGGTTGACCGGCGTACGGCCCGTCGGCATCCGTACGCCTTCTTGGGACTTTTCCGCCGAAACGCTCGCGGTCACGCGACAACTCGGCCTGAAATATGACTCTTCACTGATGGCCGACGACGATTGCTACGAACTGCTGGAAAACGGCGAGCCGACCGGCGTCGTGGAGCTGCCGGTGGAGTGGATACGCGACGACGCGCCGTACTTCACGATGGACCGTTTCAGCTCGTCACGGCCCTACACACCGCCCCGCGCCGCACTGACCATCTGGCGCGACGAGTTCGACGCCGCGTACGCCGACGGCGGCATCTTCCAGCTCACCATGCATCCGCACGTCATCGGTCACCGCTCCCGCATCGCGGTGCTCGCCGACCTGCTCGACCACATCAGCGGCCACGACGGCGTCTGGTTCGCGACGCACGCGCAGGTCGTCGACTACGTGTCGGCACAGGCGTAA
- a CDS encoding Lrp/AsnC family transcriptional regulator, producing MPGTGGREPSLDETSRAIIGELQADGRKSYAAIGKAVGLSEAAVRQRVQRLLDAEVMQIVAVTDPLTVGYHRQAMVGLKVSGDVEKVVEKLVAVDEIDYVVVTAGSFDLIVEVVVSDDEHLLRLLNETIRAIDGVTSTETFVYLRLAKQTYSWGTR from the coding sequence ATGCCGGGAACGGGTGGTCGAGAGCCGTCGCTTGACGAGACGTCACGCGCCATCATCGGTGAGCTGCAGGCCGACGGCCGCAAGTCGTACGCGGCCATCGGCAAGGCCGTCGGCCTGTCCGAGGCGGCCGTACGCCAGCGCGTGCAGCGGCTGCTGGACGCCGAGGTCATGCAGATCGTGGCGGTGACCGACCCGCTCACGGTCGGCTATCACCGTCAGGCGATGGTCGGCCTGAAGGTCAGCGGTGACGTGGAGAAGGTGGTCGAGAAGCTCGTCGCCGTCGACGAGATCGACTACGTGGTCGTCACGGCCGGCTCGTTCGATCTCATCGTCGAGGTCGTGGTGTCCGACGACGAACACCTGCTCCGGCTGCTGAACGAGACCATCCGGGCCATCGACGGAGTGACCTCCACCGAGACCTTCGTCTATCTCCGGCTCGCCAAGCAGACCTACTCGTGGGGAACCAGATGA
- a CDS encoding helix-turn-helix domain-containing protein — translation MSNEAGSNRKRYRKFADSGDALRLGRLRFGDELRMLRVAAGLSQIELGKRCGCSGTRISRLETGEVTPDVALVMNIMDALEVPPQQANVFIKQARDANDRAWWKTSGMPERQAAFAELESDARRLRVFSLMFVPGLLQTADYMAVRFRDTEAVLPIDDGSAIVNRQERQKILSREGDPTTYAVVLDESVIRRRTAPVEVQAGQLRHLIEVAGLPNVDLRVLPFNADVKHAAPPLNSFYLFDIGNSPEVAVVETETKELHVTASEKITRYEVLFNRVHQASLSQQETIDLIRGVGT, via the coding sequence ATGAGCAACGAAGCAGGGTCGAATCGCAAGCGGTACCGCAAATTTGCGGACTCAGGTGATGCGTTGCGACTCGGCCGTTTGAGGTTCGGCGACGAACTGCGCATGCTCCGGGTCGCCGCCGGGTTGTCGCAGATCGAGCTCGGCAAGCGGTGCGGCTGCTCTGGTACGCGCATCTCGCGCCTGGAGACCGGCGAGGTCACGCCTGACGTAGCGCTCGTCATGAACATCATGGACGCGCTGGAAGTGCCGCCCCAGCAGGCCAACGTCTTCATCAAGCAGGCCCGCGACGCCAACGACCGCGCCTGGTGGAAAACCAGCGGCATGCCCGAGCGTCAAGCCGCCTTCGCCGAACTGGAGTCAGACGCCAGGCGGCTGCGGGTCTTCTCGCTGATGTTCGTCCCGGGCCTACTCCAAACTGCTGACTACATGGCAGTCAGGTTCCGCGACACCGAGGCAGTGCTCCCAATAGACGACGGCTCAGCAATCGTCAACCGCCAAGAGCGGCAAAAGATCCTGAGCCGCGAGGGCGACCCTACGACGTACGCCGTTGTGCTTGACGAAAGCGTCATCCGCCGCCGGACAGCACCGGTCGAGGTGCAGGCCGGTCAACTCCGGCACCTCATCGAGGTTGCCGGCCTTCCAAACGTCGACCTGCGGGTGCTGCCGTTCAACGCAGATGTCAAGCATGCAGCTCCGCCGCTGAACTCCTTCTACCTTTTTGACATCGGAAACTCACCTGAGGTCGCGGTGGTCGAGACCGAAACCAAGGAGCTCCACGTCACCGCAAGCGAAAAAATTACGCGCTACGAGGTTCTATTCAACCGCGTGCATCAGGCATCCTTGAGCCAGCAGGAGACCATCGATCTCATCAGGGGAGTCGGTACATGA
- a CDS encoding endonuclease domain-containing protein, which yields MFDPITRSCALARGETDNKLRGRQWARQHRGVYVRFGIVDDATPYKAALAAAGHDATLSHFSAAARWRLPLPIGCDGRRPVHVTVRPPRPRHRKGVRVHENLLAACDIAELDGIPVTSVGRTWFDLAATCHFYDHVAITDAILHRGLSTRERLTAAIRAGHRGAKAARRSLEAADERAESPWETRTRLVLHAADLMVVPQVSIADDFDVIIARTDLALVEHKIAIEYDGGHHLDRDQARADLDRVRTMERHGWLVLRFGADDLLHRERQVIAEVKTAIRRRRKG from the coding sequence ATGTTCGATCCCATCACCAGGTCTTGCGCATTGGCGCGCGGCGAGACCGACAACAAGCTACGCGGCCGGCAGTGGGCCCGGCAGCATCGCGGTGTCTACGTCCGATTTGGCATCGTTGACGACGCCACGCCGTACAAGGCGGCCCTCGCCGCGGCGGGCCATGACGCGACACTCAGCCATTTCTCCGCGGCGGCTCGCTGGCGGCTGCCGCTGCCGATCGGCTGTGATGGTCGGCGGCCTGTGCACGTCACCGTACGTCCGCCTCGGCCTCGACACCGGAAAGGCGTACGCGTCCATGAAAACCTGCTCGCCGCCTGTGACATAGCCGAACTCGACGGCATACCGGTCACGTCGGTCGGTCGCACCTGGTTCGATCTCGCCGCGACGTGCCACTTCTACGATCATGTCGCGATCACCGACGCGATCCTGCATCGCGGACTGTCCACCCGCGAGCGCCTTACCGCGGCGATACGTGCCGGTCACCGCGGCGCGAAAGCCGCGCGACGGAGCCTGGAGGCCGCTGACGAACGCGCTGAATCGCCGTGGGAAACGCGCACCCGGTTGGTTCTCCACGCGGCCGACCTCATGGTCGTCCCGCAGGTCAGCATCGCCGACGACTTCGACGTGATCATCGCACGTACCGATCTCGCGCTGGTCGAGCACAAGATCGCCATCGAGTACGACGGCGGTCATCACCTCGATCGCGACCAGGCCCGGGCGGACCTCGATCGCGTACGGACGATGGAGCGGCATGGGTGGCTCGTGTTGCGGTTCGGAGCTGACGACCTGCTCCACCGCGAACGGCAGGTGATCGCCGAGGTCAAGACGGCGATCCGCCGGCGCCGGAAGGGCTAG
- a CDS encoding aspartate aminotransferase family protein: MTQQISTAQQLSQSARDHLWMHFTRLSSYEQSPVPVIVKGEGPYVWDAAGKRYLDGLSGLYVVNAGHGRTEIADAASRQAATLGYFPVWSYAHPAAIELAERLSTLTPGDLNRFFFTSGGSEAVESAWKLARQYHKATGNPNKYKILSRNIAYHGTTMGALSITGIPAIRTPFEPLVPGAVKVPNTNFYRATEHADNYAEFGRWAADAIAQTIEIEGPETVAAVILEPVQNSGGSFPPPPGYFERVRQICDENNVLLISDEVICAFGRIGDYFAANRYGYVPDMITCAKGLTSGYAPLGALIASDRIVEPFLSGSNSFAHGITFGGHPVSSAVALANLDYFEKEDLNGNVRRNEAAFRATLEKLSDLPIVGDVRGDGYFYAIELVKDKASKETFNDEEAERLLRGYLSTALYEHGIHCRADDRGDPVIQLAPPLACDQSHFDEIEATLRTVLTEAWSRL; this comes from the coding sequence ATGACCCAACAGATCAGCACCGCGCAGCAGCTGTCCCAGTCCGCACGTGACCACCTCTGGATGCATTTCACCAGGCTGTCCTCGTACGAGCAGTCGCCGGTGCCGGTGATCGTGAAAGGCGAGGGTCCCTATGTCTGGGACGCCGCCGGAAAGCGTTACCTGGACGGGCTTTCCGGTCTTTACGTGGTCAACGCCGGCCACGGCCGCACCGAGATCGCCGACGCCGCCTCGCGGCAGGCCGCCACGCTCGGCTATTTCCCGGTCTGGTCGTACGCCCATCCGGCCGCGATCGAGCTGGCCGAGCGGCTGTCCACGCTGACGCCGGGCGATCTCAACCGGTTTTTCTTCACCAGCGGCGGATCCGAGGCCGTCGAGAGCGCGTGGAAGCTGGCCCGGCAATATCACAAGGCCACCGGCAATCCCAACAAATACAAGATCCTGAGCCGCAACATCGCCTATCACGGCACCACCATGGGCGCGCTGTCGATCACCGGAATCCCGGCCATCCGTACGCCTTTCGAGCCGCTGGTGCCTGGCGCGGTGAAGGTGCCGAACACGAATTTCTACCGCGCCACCGAGCATGCCGACAATTATGCGGAGTTTGGCCGTTGGGCCGCTGACGCGATCGCGCAGACCATCGAGATCGAGGGTCCGGAGACGGTCGCCGCGGTGATTTTGGAGCCAGTGCAGAACTCCGGCGGTTCGTTTCCGCCGCCGCCCGGCTATTTCGAGCGCGTACGCCAGATCTGCGACGAGAACAACGTGCTGCTGATCTCCGACGAGGTCATCTGCGCCTTCGGCCGGATCGGTGACTATTTCGCCGCCAACCGCTATGGCTACGTGCCCGACATGATCACCTGCGCCAAGGGCCTGACCTCCGGCTATGCGCCGCTCGGTGCGCTGATCGCCAGCGACCGGATAGTCGAGCCGTTCCTGTCCGGCAGCAACTCTTTCGCGCACGGCATCACTTTCGGCGGTCATCCGGTGTCGTCGGCGGTCGCACTGGCCAACCTGGACTATTTCGAAAAGGAAGACCTCAACGGAAACGTGCGCCGCAACGAGGCAGCTTTCCGTGCCACCCTGGAGAAACTGTCCGACCTGCCGATCGTCGGCGACGTACGCGGCGACGGGTATTTCTACGCGATCGAGCTGGTGAAGGACAAGGCCAGCAAGGAGACCTTCAACGACGAGGAGGCCGAGCGGCTGCTCCGCGGTTATCTTTCCACCGCGTTGTACGAGCACGGCATCCACTGCCGCGCCGACGACCGCGGTGACCCGGTCATCCAGCTCGCGCCGCCGCTGGCCTGCGACCAGTCGCACTTCGACGAGATCGAGGCGACGCTGCGCACCGTACTCACCGAAGCCTGGTCTCGGCTGTAG
- a CDS encoding DUF397 domain-containing protein, with amino-acid sequence MTVIGNWRKSTRSGSQAECVEVGTAGSVVGVRDSKNRNGAALSFSATAWSSFVGQLRGR; translated from the coding sequence ATGACGGTGATCGGCAACTGGCGCAAGAGCACACGCAGCGGCAGCCAGGCCGAGTGTGTTGAGGTCGGCACAGCGGGATCGGTCGTCGGAGTTCGTGACAGCAAGAACCGGAATGGCGCGGCGCTGTCCTTCTCCGCAACGGCGTGGTCGTCGTTCGTCGGTCAGCTCCGCGGCCGGTAG
- a CDS encoding DinB family protein: protein MTEFVEQNLDGARFRNVSLAGARFRNVNLAGASIRGAYAVDLEIDGDVRNLTVNGVDVGPLVEAELNRRDPDRALVFAPGADGMREAWAMLERRWQHTVDRARSLPAELLDERVDDEWSFVETLRHLVFATDAWVLRAYLGQPAPWHPLGLSHEEADEIPSMRLDRQAKPSLEEVLALRADRMATVRQVLADLTDERLAGTTEPVLEPGYPASESYPVERCLRCILIEEWEHRRFAERDLAILTSRASSPSGAGGSPS, encoded by the coding sequence ATGACGGAGTTTGTGGAACAGAACTTGGACGGGGCTCGGTTCCGGAATGTCTCGCTGGCCGGTGCGAGGTTTCGCAACGTCAACCTCGCCGGTGCGTCGATCCGCGGCGCGTACGCGGTCGACCTGGAGATCGATGGCGACGTGCGCAACCTGACGGTCAACGGCGTCGATGTAGGGCCGCTGGTGGAGGCCGAGCTCAACCGCCGCGACCCTGACCGCGCACTGGTTTTCGCGCCCGGTGCGGACGGCATGCGGGAGGCATGGGCCATGCTGGAGCGGCGGTGGCAGCACACCGTCGATCGCGCTCGGAGCCTGCCGGCGGAGCTGCTCGACGAGCGCGTCGACGACGAGTGGTCGTTTGTCGAGACGCTGCGGCATCTGGTTTTCGCGACGGACGCATGGGTCCTGCGCGCGTACCTCGGTCAGCCGGCGCCGTGGCATCCGCTCGGCCTGTCGCACGAGGAGGCTGACGAGATTCCCAGCATGCGGCTCGATCGGCAGGCCAAGCCGTCGTTGGAGGAGGTCTTGGCGCTGCGGGCCGACCGGATGGCGACCGTACGGCAGGTGCTCGCCGATCTCACCGACGAGCGGTTGGCGGGCACCACGGAGCCGGTGCTGGAGCCGGGCTATCCGGCGTCGGAGAGCTATCCGGTCGAGCGCTGCCTGCGCTGCATCCTCATCGAGGAATGGGAACACCGCCGCTTCGCCGAACGCGATCTCGCCATCCTGACGTCGCGGGCGTCTAGCCCTTCCGGCGCCGGCGGATCGCCGTCTTGA